In one window of Eggerthella guodeyinii DNA:
- a CDS encoding LCP family protein — MSRGDYERTRARKRRRTLVVALAVVGVLVLGGAGAAFAYYNILSGNLHDGVSAELREALVETDLANEPFYILLMGTDGSNDREASQEYAGDQFRSDSIILTRIDPVNKKATLVSIHRDTLVDMGEYGQNKLNAAHAIGGAALTVNTVSKLAGVPISHYAEINFDGFKDIVDALGGVEVDVPMEIDDEDAGGHLDAGLQTLNGDQALILCRSRHAYDEYGDGDSYRAANQRLVLSAIAKKILAADVATMASTVQALSQYVTTDLEITDIIGLAQTMQGLDPSTDIYSAMEPTTSEYINDIWYEINNVEEWKKMMTRVDQGLPPTDEDIVDELSNTVLATTGSGETHSSTNEDGTQKKAKRTGSVAVRNGNGITGAGTEASERIEELGYTVESGNADSFDYTSTLVVYDDSSKASQAKEIAEALGVGKAMANDGSYLFESDFLVVLGSDWK, encoded by the coding sequence GTGTCGCGCGGCGACTACGAGCGCACGCGCGCCCGCAAGCGCCGCCGCACCCTCGTCGTCGCGCTCGCCGTGGTGGGCGTGCTGGTGCTGGGCGGAGCCGGAGCCGCGTTCGCGTACTACAACATCCTCTCGGGCAACCTGCACGACGGCGTCAGCGCCGAGCTGCGCGAGGCGCTCGTGGAGACGGACCTGGCCAACGAGCCGTTCTACATCCTGCTGATGGGCACCGACGGCTCGAACGACCGCGAGGCTTCCCAGGAGTACGCCGGCGACCAGTTCCGCAGCGACAGCATCATCCTCACGCGCATCGACCCGGTGAACAAGAAGGCCACGCTCGTCTCCATTCACCGCGATACGCTGGTTGACATGGGAGAATACGGCCAGAACAAGCTCAACGCCGCGCATGCCATCGGCGGCGCGGCGCTCACGGTGAACACGGTGTCGAAGCTGGCCGGCGTTCCCATCTCGCACTATGCGGAAATCAACTTCGACGGCTTCAAAGACATCGTGGACGCGCTCGGCGGCGTCGAGGTGGACGTGCCCATGGAGATCGACGACGAGGACGCTGGCGGTCATCTGGACGCCGGGCTGCAAACCCTCAACGGCGACCAGGCGCTCATCCTGTGCCGCTCGCGCCACGCCTACGACGAGTACGGCGACGGCGACTCGTACCGCGCCGCGAACCAGCGCCTCGTGCTGTCCGCCATCGCGAAGAAGATCCTCGCGGCCGACGTGGCCACGATGGCGTCCACCGTGCAAGCGTTGTCCCAGTACGTGACCACCGATCTCGAGATCACCGACATCATCGGCCTCGCGCAGACGATGCAAGGCCTCGATCCCTCCACCGACATCTACTCGGCCATGGAGCCCACGACGTCCGAATACATCAACGACATCTGGTACGAGATCAACAACGTCGAAGAGTGGAAGAAGATGATGACCCGCGTCGACCAGGGCCTTCCGCCCACCGACGAGGACATCGTCGACGAGCTGTCCAACACCGTGCTGGCCACCACCGGCAGCGGTGAGACGCATTCGAGCACGAACGAGGACGGCACGCAGAAGAAGGCGAAACGCACGGGCAGCGTGGCGGTGCGCAACGGCAACGGCATCACCGGCGCGGGCACCGAGGCGTCCGAGCGCATCGAGGAGCTGGGTTACACCGTAGAGTCGGGCAACGCCGACAGCTTCGACTACACGAGCACGCTCGTCGTCTACGACGACAGTAGCAAGGCGTCCCAGGCGAAGGAGATCGCGGAGGCCCTCGGCGTGGGCAAAGCGATGGCGAACGACGGATCGTACCTGTTCGAAAGTGATTTCCTCGTCGTGCTGGGAAGCGACTGGAAGTAG
- a CDS encoding ArsB/NhaD family transporter: MDVNQIVAIAVFVVVMFTIMTEKLHRSLAAITGAMIVLALHVMPFDAAMEHIDFNTLGVLLGMMLFVSVVKLSGVFEFLAIKCARVAKGDPWKIMLLFVLLTAVLSAFLDNVTTVLLIGPMTLTVCKLLDINPIPFFMTEILASNIGGTATLIGDPPNIMIGSAAGFSFFDFILYDAPAVVLILIAVLGVFYVMYGRKMHVDDEHRQRIMDLDEHQQIKNMRLLKQSVVMTIIVVIGFMAHGALGLESCIIALGAAGVIMLISGESIEEALSNVEWTTLSFFAGLFVIVGALAETGVIGMLANGLIDATGGNVFITMLVLLIGSAVISSFLDNIPFVATMIPILLAMESTGMDVTPLWWAVSLGACLGGNGTLIGASANVVLSDISKKHGYEITFAKFFKTGFPIMLLTILIAGVYLVIRFPPA, translated from the coding sequence ATGGACGTTAATCAAATCGTAGCCATCGCGGTGTTCGTGGTGGTCATGTTCACCATCATGACCGAGAAGCTGCACCGTTCGCTCGCGGCCATCACCGGCGCGATGATCGTGCTTGCGCTGCACGTCATGCCGTTCGACGCGGCGATGGAGCACATCGACTTCAACACGCTGGGCGTGCTGCTGGGCATGATGCTGTTCGTGTCGGTGGTGAAGCTGTCGGGCGTGTTCGAGTTCCTTGCCATCAAGTGCGCGCGCGTCGCCAAGGGCGACCCGTGGAAGATCATGTTGCTGTTCGTGCTGCTCACGGCCGTGCTTTCGGCGTTCCTCGACAACGTGACCACCGTGCTGCTCATCGGTCCCATGACGCTGACGGTGTGCAAGCTGCTCGACATCAACCCCATCCCGTTCTTCATGACCGAGATCCTCGCGTCGAACATCGGCGGCACCGCCACGCTCATCGGCGACCCGCCCAACATCATGATCGGATCGGCGGCCGGGTTCTCGTTCTTCGACTTCATCCTGTACGACGCGCCGGCCGTGGTGCTTATTCTCATCGCCGTGCTGGGCGTGTTCTACGTGATGTACGGCCGCAAGATGCACGTGGACGACGAGCATCGCCAGCGCATCATGGATCTGGACGAGCACCAGCAGATCAAGAACATGCGCCTGCTCAAGCAGAGCGTGGTCATGACGATCATCGTGGTCATCGGCTTCATGGCGCACGGCGCGCTCGGCCTGGAATCGTGCATCATCGCGCTGGGCGCGGCGGGCGTCATCATGCTGATCTCGGGCGAGAGCATCGAGGAGGCGCTGTCGAACGTGGAGTGGACCACGCTGTCGTTCTTCGCCGGCCTGTTCGTCATCGTGGGCGCGCTGGCCGAGACGGGCGTCATCGGCATGCTGGCGAACGGGTTGATCGACGCAACCGGCGGCAACGTGTTCATCACCATGCTCGTGCTGCTCATCGGCTCGGCTGTGATCTCCAGCTTCCTGGACAACATCCCGTTCGTGGCCACGATGATCCCCATCCTGCTGGCCATGGAGTCCACCGGCATGGACGTCACGCCGCTGTGGTGGGCCGTCTCGCTGGGCGCGTGCCTGGGCGGCAACGGCACGCTCATCGGCGCCAGCGCCAACGTGGTGCTGTCCGACATCAGCAAGAAGCACGGCTACGAGATCACGTTCGCGAAGTTCTTCAAAACCGGCTTCCCCATCATGCTGCTCACCATCCTGATTGCCGGCGTATACCTGGTCATACGCTTCCCCCCGGCGTAA
- a CDS encoding N-6 DNA methylase: MKEREIACERLFSLCEEGLPLRHLRACAEVTDEGRVSLSAYSEHLRKGPYPLYRRGYDKAGFDDYGYERPALLVGAMGAIATRKGKLLVIPAFGSYAVSDMYHVVFPQAGDFEYLQRILSALDAGRLATGTNASRVVELGSLRGAIIPWPEERMRRLFVETMGACEVEGASDLATRLLDAWMGSVHAVDRIVSAPTVACAESTPALQCERMCNALDVADKVLESIHVEGEDFFDVVASTFDLADPASLGKHRMCVCFPPPNQGLWSSCAVSESDNRWMLGLPPRNKANYAWIQQTISCMAEGGTALLLLCDAALHTESGREKKARAAWASSGLIEAVISLPGGIFEDGRPPSSFVVMKKGRRSGDILFVNARERGERCGTDPSGYPTRCLSPETVERIARAYADWVGAAEFSDVPDFCRSVSPSEIEARGHVLAPWAYIATG; this comes from the coding sequence ATGAAAGAGCGAGAGATCGCGTGCGAACGTCTTTTCTCGTTGTGCGAGGAGGGATTGCCTTTACGCCACCTCCGCGCTTGCGCGGAAGTGACCGACGAAGGGCGCGTTTCGTTGTCTGCGTATTCCGAGCATCTTCGCAAAGGCCCGTATCCGCTGTATCGACGTGGGTACGATAAGGCTGGCTTCGACGACTACGGATACGAGAGGCCGGCTTTGCTGGTTGGGGCGATGGGGGCGATAGCCACGCGGAAAGGAAAGCTGCTCGTCATTCCTGCTTTTGGGAGCTATGCGGTATCGGATATGTATCACGTGGTCTTTCCGCAAGCTGGCGATTTCGAATATCTTCAGCGGATTCTCTCGGCACTCGATGCTGGTCGGTTGGCGACGGGGACGAACGCCTCACGCGTTGTGGAGCTTGGCTCCTTGCGCGGTGCGATTATTCCCTGGCCCGAGGAGCGCATGCGAAGGTTGTTCGTCGAAACCATGGGGGCGTGCGAGGTGGAAGGAGCCTCCGATCTGGCTACCCGACTGCTCGATGCGTGGATGGGTTCCGTGCATGCGGTGGACCGCATCGTCTCCGCCCCGACGGTTGCATGCGCTGAATCCACTCCTGCCCTCCAGTGCGAGCGCATGTGCAACGCTTTGGATGTGGCAGATAAGGTGCTCGAATCCATTCACGTTGAAGGCGAGGATTTTTTCGACGTGGTGGCGTCCACCTTCGACCTCGCCGATCCCGCTTCGTTGGGAAAGCATCGGATGTGCGTGTGCTTTCCACCGCCCAACCAGGGGCTATGGTCGAGTTGCGCCGTGAGCGAGAGCGACAACCGATGGATGCTTGGTCTGCCGCCGCGCAACAAAGCGAACTACGCTTGGATCCAGCAAACGATTTCCTGTATGGCGGAGGGCGGGACTGCTCTTTTGCTGCTCTGCGATGCGGCTTTGCATACCGAATCCGGGAGGGAGAAGAAGGCTCGAGCCGCGTGGGCGAGCAGCGGGCTGATCGAGGCGGTTATCTCGCTGCCGGGCGGCATCTTCGAAGACGGTCGTCCTCCTTCGTCGTTCGTCGTGATGAAGAAGGGCCGCCGATCGGGTGACATCCTGTTCGTTAACGCGCGCGAACGGGGAGAGCGTTGCGGAACCGACCCTTCGGGCTACCCTACGCGCTGCCTGTCTCCCGAAACGGTCGAGCGTATCGCTCGCGCGTATGCGGATTGGGTCGGTGCTGCTGAGTTTAGCGACGTGCCCGATTTTTGCCGCAGCGTCTCTCCGTCGGAAATCGAAGCTCGTGGCCATGTGCTCGCGCCGTGGGCCTACATCGCAACAGGGTAG
- a CDS encoding radical SAM protein: MDAIANILKGDRTLSENVKAFAVKRALGYLDKNPDENIPKLLDWVESFDFKGSLAPHCQAMRNVVNDPEGNWWRFAKSMWTDIDPYVRKKVFENLIVNASLVGYPRQQAASEKHDCNVPWAILMDPTSACNLHCTGCWAAEYGNKLNLSYEEMDSIVRQGKQLGTYVYLFTGGEPLVRKRDIIRLCEAHSDCAFLAFTNGTLIDEEFADEMLRVGNFAPAISIEGFEEATDARRGSGTYDATVRAMEILKRKQLFFGASCCYTSANTEVIGSEAFIDHLIDCGAKFAWFFTYMPVGNEAVPELIANAGQRAFMYERIRAYRETKPLFTMDFWNDGEFVGGCIAGGRVYCHINAAGDVEPCAFIHYSDSNIRDKTLLEAYQSPLFKGYRAAQPFNCNHLRPCPLLDNEGALASLVDESGAHSTDLESPEDVHALTGKCAHAAQCWAPLADKLWEANPRSTMTEAHATEDTIASAGRTQEARAS; encoded by the coding sequence ATGGATGCCATCGCGAACATACTCAAAGGAGATCGAACCCTGTCCGAGAACGTCAAGGCGTTCGCCGTGAAGCGGGCCTTGGGATACCTGGACAAAAATCCCGACGAGAACATTCCCAAGCTGCTCGATTGGGTGGAATCGTTCGATTTCAAGGGCTCGCTCGCACCGCATTGCCAGGCCATGCGCAACGTGGTGAACGATCCCGAGGGAAACTGGTGGCGCTTCGCCAAAAGCATGTGGACCGACATCGACCCCTACGTGCGCAAAAAGGTGTTCGAGAACCTCATCGTGAACGCCTCGCTCGTGGGCTACCCGCGCCAGCAGGCGGCAAGCGAGAAGCACGACTGCAACGTGCCGTGGGCCATCCTCATGGATCCGACCAGCGCCTGCAATCTGCATTGCACCGGTTGCTGGGCAGCCGAGTACGGGAACAAGCTGAACCTGAGCTACGAGGAAATGGACAGCATCGTGCGCCAGGGCAAACAGCTGGGCACCTACGTGTACCTGTTCACCGGCGGCGAGCCGCTCGTGCGCAAGCGCGACATCATCCGCCTGTGCGAAGCGCACTCCGATTGCGCCTTCCTCGCCTTCACGAACGGCACGCTCATCGACGAGGAATTCGCCGACGAGATGCTGCGGGTAGGCAACTTCGCCCCAGCCATCAGCATCGAAGGATTCGAAGAGGCCACCGACGCGCGACGGGGCTCCGGCACCTACGACGCCACCGTGCGTGCCATGGAAATCCTCAAGCGTAAGCAGCTGTTCTTCGGCGCCTCATGCTGCTATACCAGCGCAAACACCGAGGTCATCGGCAGCGAAGCGTTCATCGACCACCTTATCGATTGCGGCGCGAAGTTCGCCTGGTTCTTCACCTATATGCCCGTGGGCAACGAAGCGGTGCCCGAGCTGATCGCAAACGCCGGGCAGCGCGCGTTCATGTACGAGCGCATCCGAGCCTACCGCGAGACGAAGCCGCTGTTCACCATGGATTTTTGGAACGACGGCGAGTTCGTGGGCGGCTGCATCGCGGGCGGACGCGTCTATTGCCACATCAACGCGGCAGGCGACGTGGAACCGTGCGCGTTCATCCATTATTCGGATTCCAACATCCGCGACAAAACGCTGCTCGAAGCCTACCAATCCCCGCTGTTCAAGGGATACCGGGCGGCTCAGCCGTTCAACTGCAATCATCTGAGGCCGTGCCCCCTGCTCGACAACGAAGGCGCGCTGGCTTCGCTGGTAGACGAGTCGGGCGCCCATTCGACCGACCTCGAAAGCCCGGAGGACGTGCATGCGCTCACGGGCAAGTGCGCGCATGCGGCGCAATGCTGGGCACCTTTGGCCGACAAGCTGTGGGAGGCGAACCCGCGCTCCACCATGACCGAAGCGCATGCAACCGAGGACACCATTGCGTCCGCAGGGCGCACGCAGGAAGCTAGGGCGTCGTAG
- a CDS encoding TraX family protein, producing the protein MSTPPSISTATPNRGVSSFTLKVVAIVGMTFNHFCYIFFPYLPTEALCVLFGFGGLTFPIMAFLLVEGYHHTSNIKRYASRLFVFALVSQVPYGLFLAPTTLNVLFTLLIGLGILYLYDTMESRAGFWLVAASLTAVSALCDWGILGPLMILMMRVIPDRRQRVILPLLLPILGDGLPALSNYLAAFDLELLPPVLYPLLGCTATIPLLLAYNGSRGRPMKWLFYAYYPAHILVLGLAKGLLLNDWTLGF; encoded by the coding sequence ATGAGCACACCGCCGAGCATATCAACAGCCACGCCGAATCGGGGCGTCTCGTCGTTCACGCTCAAAGTGGTGGCCATCGTCGGCATGACGTTCAACCACTTCTGCTACATCTTCTTTCCCTACCTGCCAACCGAAGCTCTGTGCGTGCTGTTCGGCTTCGGCGGGCTCACCTTCCCCATCATGGCGTTTCTGCTGGTGGAAGGCTACCATCACACCTCCAACATCAAGCGCTACGCATCGCGGCTGTTCGTGTTCGCCCTCGTGTCGCAGGTGCCGTACGGGCTGTTCCTGGCACCTACCACGCTGAACGTGCTGTTCACGCTGCTCATCGGGCTGGGCATACTGTACCTGTACGACACCATGGAAAGCCGCGCGGGGTTCTGGCTTGTCGCGGCGTCGCTGACGGCCGTCAGCGCGCTCTGCGATTGGGGCATCCTCGGGCCGCTCATGATCCTCATGATGCGCGTGATCCCCGACCGGCGCCAGCGCGTGATCCTGCCGCTGCTCCTGCCCATCCTGGGCGACGGGCTGCCGGCGCTCTCCAACTACCTGGCCGCCTTCGACCTGGAGCTGCTGCCTCCCGTGCTGTACCCGCTGCTGGGATGCACCGCCACCATCCCGCTGCTGCTCGCCTACAACGGCTCGCGCGGCCGCCCGATGAAGTGGCTGTTCTACGCGTACTACCCCGCGCACATCCTGGTGCTGGGCTTGGCGAAAGGGTTGCTGCTGAACGATTGGACGCTGGGGTTCTAG
- a CDS encoding polysaccharide deacetylase family protein, producing the protein MTERSFDDLFPTRESGGHEPRRSDFARPDEAYRRPASTHPRPRTSTTARDAASPYQDFDRYRRVQARPKRTGRRALGIVASLLVLVAFGIGAYFVVQSLPASITLNGSSIDVGGSKTLSDALHASGIKPKPGDLVAVDGSVLEEGKGEPFHATINGEATTDINAKLASGDVVELGDGSPIEEPSETVEAAIPFTHEEEGRGPIHLIEGQGADGVKRTKTGSMSGIATEEVTQEPVNVVRRNVSPDVGDDKVVALTFDDGPWPETTAAVLDVLAENGAKATFFTVGNRIDGEGVDLVKRAAAEGHQICTHSYDHAAGDGQSVNLGYMKPEDQVAEVQKGYEAIEAATGAEASHVFRTPGGNYGEDVMRNIGPLISAEIGWNIDSQDWRKPGAGAIADQIKNAWPGAIVLMHDGGGDRSQTVEALKDALPYLKSQGYRFITMDELLSYPLS; encoded by the coding sequence ATGACCGAGCGCAGTTTCGACGACTTGTTTCCAACGCGCGAGAGCGGTGGCCACGAGCCTCGCCGCTCCGATTTCGCGCGCCCTGACGAAGCCTACCGCCGACCCGCTTCGACGCATCCTCGCCCCCGGACGTCGACGACGGCGCGCGACGCCGCCTCCCCCTACCAAGACTTCGATCGCTATCGTCGCGTGCAGGCGCGGCCGAAACGCACGGGGCGCCGCGCCCTCGGCATCGTGGCCAGCTTGCTGGTGCTGGTCGCCTTCGGCATCGGGGCGTATTTCGTCGTGCAAAGCCTGCCCGCCTCCATCACCTTGAACGGATCGAGCATCGACGTGGGCGGCAGCAAAACGCTGAGCGACGCGCTGCATGCCAGCGGCATCAAGCCGAAGCCGGGCGACCTCGTGGCCGTGGACGGCTCGGTGCTGGAGGAAGGCAAGGGCGAACCGTTCCACGCCACCATCAACGGCGAGGCCACCACCGATATCAACGCGAAGCTGGCCAGCGGAGACGTGGTGGAACTGGGCGACGGCAGCCCCATCGAGGAGCCGTCGGAAACGGTCGAGGCCGCCATTCCCTTCACCCACGAGGAAGAGGGCCGCGGGCCCATCCACCTGATCGAGGGCCAAGGCGCCGACGGCGTGAAGCGCACGAAAACCGGATCGATGTCCGGGATCGCCACCGAAGAGGTGACGCAGGAGCCCGTCAACGTGGTGCGGCGCAACGTGTCGCCCGACGTGGGCGACGACAAGGTGGTGGCCCTCACGTTCGACGACGGCCCCTGGCCCGAAACCACCGCCGCCGTGCTCGACGTGCTGGCCGAGAACGGGGCCAAGGCCACGTTCTTCACCGTGGGCAATCGGATCGACGGCGAAGGCGTCGACCTCGTGAAGCGCGCCGCCGCCGAGGGCCACCAGATATGCACGCATTCGTACGACCACGCCGCCGGCGACGGCCAAAGCGTGAACCTCGGCTACATGAAGCCGGAAGACCAGGTGGCAGAGGTGCAGAAGGGCTACGAGGCCATCGAGGCCGCCACCGGCGCCGAGGCCAGCCACGTGTTCCGCACGCCGGGCGGCAACTACGGCGAGGACGTCATGCGCAACATCGGCCCCCTGATCAGCGCCGAGATTGGCTGGAACATCGACTCGCAAGACTGGCGCAAGCCCGGCGCGGGCGCCATCGCCGACCAGATCAAGAACGCGTGGCCGGGCGCCATCGTCCTCATGCACGACGGCGGCGGCGACCGCTCGCAAACGGTCGAGGCACTCAAAGACGCGCTCCCCTACCTCAAGTCGCAGGGCTACCGCTTCATCACCATGGACGAGCTGCTCAGCTACCCGCTGTCGTAA
- a CDS encoding MurT ligase domain-containing protein: MGLQFAGARAVSAVSTWGLKNVFRRPAANFPGKIALYLDPRLIADLAPKLAKGSVCVVGTNGKTTVTNLLADALELAGERVVCNRTGANLDSGVATSLLHAGPSDWGVFESDELWLAKILPQLQATYVVLLNLFRDQLDRVGEIDRIQDSIVGALEKSPNTVLVFNADDPLCARIAERAANRSIAFGVNEDLGLPQNSVADAQMCQRCSSMLEYAYRQYGQLGAFSCPTCGFARPALDYAAECVRLGLDGLSFDVRRGGEGEAAGTIAAPYTGAYMVYNLLATAAAADLAGCPLPSLQQAIDAFDPQNGRLQTFDIAGRRVLLNLAKNPTGFNQNLKIVAQDPHDKVVAFFVNDKEGDGRDVSWLWDIDFEELADDPAKLTVFAGGMRANDMQVRLKYAGINAQVVADADDLLERIASLPAAENAYLIANYTALPPVHAVLTARANGDVIARGAAGDTGSDEPVSAPIGAPAGSSAGKPAELVIAHLFPDLLNLYGDGGNVRILEQRLRWRGIPVEVKRVNHGETVDLSDVDLVMLGGGPDREQRLASAELMGMREQLHAYVEGGGVLLAICGGYQILGHEWLLGDEVVKGLGIVDMTTERAAGGSGDRLIDNIVLTSPLAKRPVVGYENHAGRTHLGAGVEPFGAVASATGHGNNDADKQDGVRYKNVVGTYLHGPLLAKNPEVADDLLARALDRLAARTGQPAMRLEPLDDAVEQDANDAMTKKLGVRA; the protein is encoded by the coding sequence ATGGGTTTGCAGTTCGCCGGCGCCCGCGCCGTCAGCGCCGTCTCAACGTGGGGCCTCAAGAACGTGTTCCGCCGTCCCGCCGCGAACTTTCCGGGCAAAATCGCGCTGTACCTCGACCCGCGCCTCATCGCCGATCTCGCGCCGAAGCTGGCGAAGGGCTCGGTGTGTGTGGTGGGCACGAACGGCAAGACCACGGTGACGAACCTGCTGGCCGACGCGCTCGAGCTGGCGGGCGAGCGCGTGGTGTGCAACCGCACCGGCGCGAACCTCGACTCGGGCGTGGCCACGTCGCTGCTGCACGCGGGCCCGTCGGACTGGGGCGTGTTCGAGAGCGACGAGCTGTGGCTGGCGAAGATCCTGCCCCAGCTGCAGGCCACGTACGTGGTGCTGCTCAACCTGTTCCGCGATCAGCTGGACCGCGTGGGCGAGATCGACCGCATCCAGGACAGCATCGTGGGCGCGCTGGAGAAGTCGCCGAACACCGTGCTGGTTTTCAACGCCGACGACCCGCTGTGCGCGCGTATCGCCGAGCGCGCGGCGAACCGCTCCATCGCGTTCGGCGTGAACGAGGACCTGGGGCTGCCGCAGAACTCGGTGGCCGACGCGCAGATGTGCCAACGTTGCTCCTCCATGCTGGAGTACGCGTACCGCCAGTACGGGCAGCTGGGCGCGTTCTCGTGTCCCACCTGCGGGTTCGCTCGTCCCGCTTTGGATTACGCCGCCGAGTGCGTGCGGTTGGGGCTCGACGGGCTGTCGTTCGACGTGCGTCGGGGCGGCGAAGGCGAGGCTGCGGGTACGATCGCCGCGCCGTACACGGGTGCGTACATGGTGTACAACCTGCTGGCCACGGCGGCGGCGGCCGACCTCGCGGGCTGCCCGCTGCCCTCGTTGCAGCAGGCCATCGACGCCTTCGACCCGCAGAACGGGCGCCTGCAGACGTTCGACATCGCGGGTCGGCGCGTGCTGCTGAACCTCGCGAAGAACCCCACCGGGTTCAATCAGAATCTCAAGATCGTCGCGCAGGACCCCCACGACAAGGTGGTGGCCTTCTTCGTGAACGACAAGGAGGGCGACGGACGCGATGTGTCGTGGCTGTGGGACATCGACTTCGAGGAGCTGGCGGACGATCCGGCCAAGCTCACCGTGTTCGCGGGCGGCATGCGCGCGAACGACATGCAGGTGCGTTTGAAGTACGCCGGCATAAACGCCCAGGTGGTTGCCGATGCGGACGACCTGCTGGAGCGCATCGCGAGCCTGCCGGCCGCGGAGAACGCGTACTTGATTGCGAACTACACCGCGCTGCCCCCGGTGCACGCGGTGCTGACCGCTCGCGCCAATGGGGATGTCATCGCCCGTGGCGCGGCGGGCGATACGGGGAGCGATGAACCGGTATCCGCGCCGATTGGCGCTCCTGCAGGTTCATCGGCTGGAAAGCCAGCGGAACTTGTGATCGCGCACCTCTTCCCCGACCTGCTCAACCTGTACGGCGACGGCGGCAACGTGCGCATCCTCGAGCAGCGTCTTCGCTGGCGCGGCATCCCCGTGGAGGTCAAGCGCGTCAACCACGGCGAGACCGTCGACCTTTCCGACGTCGACCTCGTCATGCTGGGCGGCGGCCCCGACCGCGAGCAGCGGCTCGCGTCGGCCGAGCTCATGGGCATGCGCGAGCAGCTGCACGCCTACGTGGAGGGCGGCGGCGTGCTGCTGGCCATCTGCGGCGGCTACCAGATTCTCGGCCACGAGTGGCTGCTGGGCGACGAGGTGGTGAAGGGCCTCGGCATCGTCGACATGACCACCGAGCGCGCGGCTGGCGGTTCCGGCGACCGCCTCATCGACAACATCGTGCTGACGTCGCCGCTGGCGAAGCGCCCCGTCGTCGGCTACGAGAACCACGCGGGCCGCACGCACCTTGGCGCGGGCGTCGAGCCGTTCGGCGCCGTGGCGTCCGCCACGGGCCACGGCAACAACGACGCCGACAAGCAGGACGGCGTGCGCTACAAGAACGTGGTGGGCACGTACCTGCACGGGCCGCTGCTGGCGAAGAACCCCGAGGTTGCGGACGATTTGCTCGCGCGCGCCCTCGACCGCCTCGCCGCGCGGACGGGCCAGCCGGCCATGCGCCTCGAGCCGCTCGACGACGCGGTCGAGCAGGATGCGAACGACGCGATGACCAAGAAGCTGGGCGTGCGCGCGTAG
- a CDS encoding CPBP family intramembrane glutamic endopeptidase encodes MTRTNSTVGLEADGGLARNHRAAVFVAALVASAACFSLVPGDTLGGSLVQGAALAALALAAVGASNPRALRAPHLGSAGSLGPWAGYVVAIGLAAGVASFFALPQGAVLDVAPLHVEQVVALCLVTGVFEEGVFRVLALDALVPALGGSRRGMLRAALVSAVLFGALHVSLGEAVVAVDVVSGLQAVLKPVQAGLFGLFMAMVYFKTRNLWTLVGVHAAFNLLYSAPLLLAGDVQQTYVTGNPFDLVLLAATTLLLVPPALAAVRSVRDSTTP; translated from the coding sequence GTGACGCGCACGAATTCCACGGTGGGACTTGAGGCGGACGGAGGGCTTGCGCGGAATCATCGCGCCGCCGTGTTCGTCGCGGCTCTCGTGGCGTCGGCGGCGTGCTTCTCGCTGGTGCCGGGCGACACGCTCGGCGGATCGCTCGTGCAAGGGGCCGCGCTGGCCGCGCTCGCGCTCGCTGCCGTAGGCGCATCGAACCCGCGGGCGTTGCGCGCGCCCCACCTCGGCAGCGCGGGAAGCTTGGGGCCGTGGGCGGGGTACGTGGTGGCCATCGGCCTGGCGGCGGGCGTCGCGTCCTTCTTCGCGCTGCCGCAGGGCGCCGTGCTGGACGTCGCGCCGCTGCACGTGGAGCAGGTGGTGGCGCTCTGCCTGGTTACCGGCGTGTTCGAGGAGGGCGTGTTCCGCGTGCTGGCGCTCGATGCGCTCGTGCCGGCGCTGGGCGGCAGCCGCCGCGGCATGTTACGCGCGGCGCTCGTCTCGGCCGTGCTGTTCGGCGCGTTGCATGTTTCGTTGGGCGAAGCCGTTGTTGCCGTCGACGTCGTTTCCGGCTTGCAGGCGGTGCTGAAGCCTGTGCAGGCGGGCCTGTTCGGCCTGTTCATGGCTATGGTGTACTTCAAGACGCGCAACCTGTGGACGCTCGTCGGCGTGCACGCCGCGTTCAACCTCCTCTACAGCGCCCCGCTGCTGCTGGCCGGCGACGTGCAGCAAACCTACGTCACCGGAAACCCGTTCGACCTCGTGCTCCTGGCGGCAACAACGCTGCTGCTGGTTCCGCCAGCGCTAGCCGCCGTCAGGAGTGTCCGAGATTCTACGACGCCCTAG